The following coding sequences are from one Carassius auratus strain Wakin chromosome 15, ASM336829v1, whole genome shotgun sequence window:
- the LOC113115281 gene encoding transmembrane protein 160-like isoform X1 produces MASISWLTCRRFSCLVRRPLLLQYVWAPARAIHRGSARRAAEKTPLNRSRSSPEQQYFTALDRADALMLRKSHETGFLSWFRNGLLATGIGVIAFAQSEVGREAGHVFFILGGVCVSFGGASYVTSLLTLRRIMLLSRMTVLLHAGLVSVAALFWLCAVSLYIGRLELEIIHEEDEEEHRGDEDGECAECNARRERRGAEEKGQDK; encoded by the exons ATGGCTTCCATAAGTTGGTTAACATGCAGGCGGTTTTCTTGCCTCGTGCGGCGGCCGCTGCTGCTGCAGTATGTTTGGGCTCCAGCGCGAGCAATACACCGGGGGAGCGCGCGACGCGCGGCGGAGAAAACCCCGCTGAACAGATCACGATCATCACCGGAGCAACAGTACTTCACAGCGCTAGACAGAGCTGATGCGCTG ATGCTGCGGAAGTCTCATGAAACAG GATTTTTGTCCTGGTTCCGGAATGGTCTCCTTGCAACAGGAATTGGTGTTATTGCATTTGCACAGAGTGAAGTGGGCCGAGAGGCCGGACACG TGTTCTTCATCCTGGGCGGAGTGTGTGTGTCGTTCGGCGGAGCGTCATATGTGACCAGTCTTCTGACCCTGAGGAGGATCATGCTCCTCTCGCGGATGACGGTGCTGCTCCACGCGGGCCTGGTGTCCGTCGCCGCCCTCTTCTGGCTGTGCGCGGTATCGCTCTACATCGGCCGCCTGGAGTTGGAGATTATTCacgaggaggatgaggaagagcaCAGGGGAGATGAAGATGGGGAATGCGCCGAATGCAATGCGAGGCGCGAGAGACGCGGCGCTGAAGAGAAAGGCCAAGACAAGTGA
- the LOC113115281 gene encoding transmembrane protein 160-like isoform X2, whose translation MLSAIQLRVLMKSSWLPDLCVLEVMLRKSHETGFLSWFRNGLLATGIGVIAFAQSEVGREAGHVFFILGGVCVSFGGASYVTSLLTLRRIMLLSRMTVLLHAGLVSVAALFWLCAVSLYIGRLELEIIHEEDEEEHRGDEDGECAECNARRERRGAEEKGQDK comes from the exons ATGTTGTCTGCAATACAATTGCGTGTGTTAATGAAgtcaagttggttgcctgatttgtgcgTGCTTGAAGTG ATGCTGCGGAAGTCTCATGAAACAG GATTTTTGTCCTGGTTCCGGAATGGTCTCCTTGCAACAGGAATTGGTGTTATTGCATTTGCACAGAGTGAAGTGGGCCGAGAGGCCGGACACG TGTTCTTCATCCTGGGCGGAGTGTGTGTGTCGTTCGGCGGAGCGTCATATGTGACCAGTCTTCTGACCCTGAGGAGGATCATGCTCCTCTCGCGGATGACGGTGCTGCTCCACGCGGGCCTGGTGTCCGTCGCCGCCCTCTTCTGGCTGTGCGCGGTATCGCTCTACATCGGCCGCCTGGAGTTGGAGATTATTCacgaggaggatgaggaagagcaCAGGGGAGATGAAGATGGGGAATGCGCCGAATGCAATGCGAGGCGCGAGAGACGCGGCGCTGAAGAGAAAGGCCAAGACAAGTGA